The nucleotide window GCTGTAGTAAACGTCATCATGAGTTCATCAACTCAGTCAGCTGGCGGCACAGTGCTTCCACGGAAATCACGGAAGGATCCGTACAGTCCACAGGAATCAACGTTCCAATCGCAAAGCGACGATAGCCGCGCTGTTCAATGCTTTGTTCAAAATCAGCGAAGCAGATTGGATCGGGAATCCGATCGGGCTCCACTGTCGGATAGCGGTCATTAACGACATGTCCCCGATGCCGGGAAGGCGATTGATCCCGCTTGACAAACCGCTCATAAATGGTCCGGGTATCGCCGTCAAACAAGATTGTGATCATCTGACAGCCGGTCTTTTCCGCCAGCCTCTGCAAGCCCGGCAGCGAAAGATCCTCAAAGTTATTTTCCAGAATGACCGATTGTCCTGCCGTTAAACATTGCAGCGCCGTGTTATAGAGAATATCCATCGCGGCCAGTCCCAACTGAACTTTTTCCTGCCGGCTTTCAAAACCCAGACGGTCAAAAAGATCCTCTTTGATGGAATCTTTGGAAAACATCGGGATTCCCAGTTTCTGACTTAACTGAATCGCCAGCGTCGTTTTGCCGCTGGCCGGCATTCCCGCAAGACACACGCACGTTGGCTTTTTGTTTTTATTCATTGACTTATCCTTTCCTATCCTTCAATCAGGAATTCGGCTTGGCGTCGTTGCAGCGAACGACCAGGATCCGTCCCTGATCCAGCGTCACCACCGCTTCCTGATCGACAATTTCATTGGATATCCCGATCGTATCGCCGCGATCCATGAAATAATGATCGAGCGGATAAAGAAAACCTTCCAGCGTAATCACCGCCGGCTCAATCGCAAAAAAGGAAATAAACCGAGCGGCATTGGCCTTAAACACATGCCGTCCAGGTTCCAGACAAGACAATTCATTGTTTTTTTCACGCAGGATAATCGGGACTTCCTGATACATCACTAGAAGCAGATTCGCCAGCTGATGATCCTGTCTTCCGCCGAGGCCGCCGGTCAAAATGATCGGCTGATACCCCTGTTCCTTTGCCCAGTGCAGCGCCGAGAGCGCGTCGGTTTCATCCTTCATTACCGGAAGCACTTCCACTTGATCGGCATACTGACGGATCGTTGTCATTTCTTCCGCATTGACTGAGTCGAAATCCCCGATCGCCATCACCATTCGCCGTTGTTGTCTGGCACATACGAGCGCCCCGCGGTCAGCACCGATCAAATCGCCTTCCGCCTGATCACAGTTCTGCGCCATCCCCAAAACAATAGTACAGGGTTTTAACATAGCGAATCAACAGCGTCGATAATGTTGTTTTTAAAGATGTAACTGCCCGCAACCAACACATCTGCGCCAGCCTGCTTACACAGCTTTCCGGTTTCGGCATTGATCCCGCCGTCAACCTCAATCCGTAAATCGGCATTTTCAGCCTGAGCCCAGGCCCGCAGCTGAGCGATTTTTTCCAGAGCGGACGGATCAAACTGCTGCCCGCCGAAGCCCGGTTCCACCGACATCACTAAAACCAGATCAAAGTCCTGCCACAGATCTTTTAAGACATCCACCGGAGTTTTCGGTTTGATCGAAATGCCCGGCTTTACGCCCCACTGCCGCAGCTGCTTCGCCAGCTTGCGGCAGGCCTCTGCATTTTCCATCGCTTCATAATGAAAGGTGAGCCACTGTGCTCCGGCCTCGATGAAAACCGGCGCATACGTTTCAGGATCCGTGATCATCAGATGCACGTCCAGTTCACAATCCGTCAGTTTACGGAAAGCTTTGAGAATGTCCGGACCAAAGGTCAGATTCGGGACAAAATGGCCGTCCATCACATCGTAATGCAGCCATTGAGCTTGGGAAGCGTTGACCGCTTCCATCTGCGTGTTCAGCTGGGTAAAATCCAGCGATAAAATCGAGGGGGATATGATCGTCATCAATATTTCTCCTTTCGGCCCTGAACGAGGGTCAGACAATCCAAATAATCCGCATAGCGAATGCGGGAAACCTGCTGCGCCTCGACAGCCTGCTTGATCGCGCAGCCCGGTTCATTCTGATGGATGCAGTCGCGGAACCGGCACTTGCCTAAATAAGGGGCAAAATCAGGAACACTCTGCGCCAGTTCCGTCGGCGTCATGCGGCTGAAGTCCAGCGACGAAAAACCTGGCGTATCCGCTACCCAGCCGCCGGCCACCTCATGCAGCTCAACATGCCGAGTCGTGTGCTTGCCCCGTCCCAGGGCTTTGGAAATTTCCTGAGTCTGCAGCTGAAAGGCTGGATTCAGCTTATTTAATAAGGAAGACTTGCCGACGCCGCTCTGCCCGGTCAGCACCGTAACTTTGTCCTTTAAAACGCCGGCCAGATTTTCATCGAGTTCTTCCCGGCCGCTCAGCACGACTTCATATCCGCTGCGGCGGTAATCCTCAATCCAGGCATAGACTGGATCCTGGGCCTGCACCAAATCCATCTTGGTAATGCACAAGACCGGCTGAATTGAAGCGTTGACAATCAGAAACAGAATCCGGTCCACCAGCGTGCAGGAAAAGTCCGGATCTTTGGCAGACATGACGATCAAAGCCTGATCGACATTGGCCACCGGCGGACGGATCAGGGTATTCTTTCGCGGAAGGATCCGCTCAATTCCAGTTTGATCGCCGAAATCCGTGTATTCGACCCAATCCCCGGTGCGCGGCTTATCCTGCAGCCGAACCTTGCCCATGGCCACGCATTCCACGCGCCGTCCATTCTCGTCCGCAACCAGATACTGGTTGGAAATAATTCTGATTATTCTTCCGATCATAACGCTCCTTTTCTAATCGCTTCGATGCGCTGCGGCCACTTCCCGCAGTTTTGCTTTTTATTCAGCTGTTCAATAATAATATAAGGTAATGTAGCTTTCTTCATTTTGTTCATACAACGTGCCAAAGCCCGGCGTGCATTGAATCACAACCCCGCGTTCAACACTGGCTGCTTCTTCCTCGCTCATGCTGTCAGTATCGAGTACCGAAAGGATGACTTCCGCGCCCTGCCCTTCCAACAGCGACTGAGCTTCAAAAACATCCATCCCCTTGATCGACCAGTCAATCTGGAAGGTCGGATAGGCGGCGATCACAAACCGGATCGTATTAGTTTTCTGCGGATCAATCTTCGACTGCGGTTCCAGCAGCTCCTGACGCAGAATCGTTCCGGGGGCGCTGTCGCTGGCTTCCTGTGTCGTCTGAATGCGGATATTGGCGCTTTCCAGCTTCTCACGGGCTTCGCTGATCTTCATGCCGACATAATTTTCAATGACGACATACCGCCCCAGCGAGACCTTGACCTTCACCATCGAGCCATTGGTCAGCATTGTCGACGCCGCCGGATCACTTTCATAAATGCGATCCTTCTCCACGTCATCGGTTAAGGAATACGTAATCTCGGAACGGTTCAGTTCCAGTCCGACATCGCTCAAGGCCGAAGCAGCCTGTTCTACGGTCAGGTTGTTCAGCGGCGGCACCTCAACGAGCTGGCTTTTGCCGCCCCAGTTGCCGGTCAGCGCCAGGATGAAGATCACCGCGGCAATCGACAGTACGACTAAGCCGGTGACTAACAGCGTCATCCAGGCATTGCTTTTCTTTTTGCGTTTCTTTTTCTTTTTTACCGGCTTAGCGGCTGGACGGGATGAACCGTTCTCCTTGCGCCGGGCGGTATCCATTGCGATCGTCTTGTTGCCTTCACTCGGCGTCTTAAAGACAACCCGCGGCTCATTGGCTCGATTTGGCAACAGGCAGGTCGTTAAATCCTGAAGCATGACTTCACAGCTTGGATAGCGGAAGTTTTTGTTTTTCGCCGTCGCGCGCAGGATCACATTTTCCACGGCCTGGGGCAGCTGCGGATTCAGCGCACGGATCGAAGGAATTTCCTCACGCATGTGCTTCATCGCGATCTGCACTGCCTGTTCGCCATGAAACGGGACCTCGCCGGAAAGCAGTTCGTAAAATACGATGCCCAGCGAATAAATATCGCTCTGCCGGGTCGCCGCCTCCCCGCGCGCCACCTCCGGCGCCAGATAATGCACCGAGCCCATGACCGAATCGGACTGCGTCAGCTGCAGGGCATCCTGGGCTAAAGCAATACCGAAGTCCACGACCTTCAACGTTCCGTCATCCTTGATCAGAACGTTCTGCGGCTTGATATCGCGGTGGATGATATTGCGGCGGTGCGCTTCAGCGACCGCGCTGACCAGCTGCTTCATAATGGCGACAGCCTCTTCTTTGCACAAAGCGCCGCGCTGGGCGATCAGCTGCTTCAGATCCTTGCCGCGGACATATTCCATCACGATATAATGGTATCCGTTTTCCTCACCGACATCATAAATATCGACGATGTTGGGATGGGACAGCGCCGTCGAAGCATTGGCTTCGCGCTGAAAGCGAAGCAAAGCTACCGGATCGTTGCTTAATTCCCCGCGCAGCACCTTGACGGCAACTTCGCGGTTTAACAGGGTATCGACAGCGACGTAAACATCCGCCATGCCGCCCTGCCCAATATGCTTGACAATCATATAGCGTTTGGCAATCATTTTGTTCATCGCTTATCCCCCGCTTCCTTTTGGATCAGGATGATCGTGATGTTGTCGTAACCACCCTGCAGAAGCGCCAGATTCATCAGCTGCTTGCTTTTGCCCTGCAGCGTCTGACGCGGATCGAGCATCACTTTGGCAATCACGCTGTCCGGCACATAACCATGCAGGCCATCCGAACATAATAAAAACGTATCGACCGGATCGTCAATCCGGGTTAAATCAATGCGGATATTCGACCAGATTCCCAACGCGTTGGTCAGCATGTTCCGCTTCGGATGATTCATCATCTCTTCTTCGCTCAGCTCGCCATGGTTGACCAGCTCCTGCACCAGCGTGTGATCCTGTGTCAGGCAGCGGAAGCTGCCATCCTGAAAGGAAGCATAGGCACGGCTGTCGCCGATGTTGATCACATAGCTGCCCTGCGGGATCAGCAGCACGCCGACTAACGTCGTCCCCATCCCCTGATAATCCTTGCGGGTCGTGGAAAGCGTAAACACCGTGTCGTTAGCCTTGCGCACCTGATAGCGCAGCCACGTCAGCGCTTCCTCTTCATCCTTGAAGCCCTGGTTCGCGCTGAACACCTCGCTGAAATACTGAATTGCCGTCTGCGAAGCGACATCGCCGGAATTGCCTCCGCCGATCCCATCGCAGACCAAAGCGAAAACATCGCCAACCTCATTGGAGGCGATGACATAGCTGTCCTGATTGCACGCGCGGACTAAGCCGGTATCCGTAGCGCCGAAGCACTTCATTGCCGGCGCATCCTTTCATGCTTGGCGCGCAGCTGGCCGCAGGCAGCATCGATATCATTGCCGTGCTCCTGGCGCAGCGTCGCTTTCACACCCTGCTTCATCAAGGCATCGTAAAACCGCATCGCGGATTTGTAATCCGTACTCTTATAGCCGTTTTCATCTACTTGATTGTACGGAATCAGATTGACGTAAGCATTCATGCCGCGGATAAGCGCAGCCAGCTTGCCCGCCATTTCCGGCGTATCGTTGACGCCTTTGAGCAAAATGTATTCAAATGTCAGCCGGCGGTTATTCTCAACGGAATAACGGCGCAGGCAAGCCATCAGCGGACCTAAAGGATAAGCTTTGTTGACAGGCATGATTTTGCTTCTGAGCTCATCGGTCGGAGCATGCAGCGAAATCGCCAGATTGTACTGCTTGTGTTCGGCCGCAAACCGATCAATGCTCGGGATCAGTCCGCTGGTCGAAATCGTAATATGCCGAGCGCCGATGGCCAGCCCCTTATCATGGTTAATCGTGTTGCAGAAATTCAAAACGTTGTCATAGTTGTCAAACGGTTCGCCCGTGCCCATGACGACGACATGCGAA belongs to Holdemania massiliensis and includes:
- the rpe gene encoding ribulose-phosphate 3-epimerase, which encodes MTIISPSILSLDFTQLNTQMEAVNASQAQWLHYDVMDGHFVPNLTFGPDILKAFRKLTDCELDVHLMITDPETYAPVFIEAGAQWLTFHYEAMENAEACRKLAKQLRQWGVKPGISIKPKTPVDVLKDLWQDFDLVLVMSVEPGFGGQQFDPSALEKIAQLRAWAQAENADLRIEVDGGINAETGKLCKQAGADVLVAGSYIFKNNIIDAVDSLC
- the pknB gene encoding Stk1 family PASTA domain-containing Ser/Thr kinase, which codes for MNKMIAKRYMIVKHIGQGGMADVYVAVDTLLNREVAVKVLRGELSNDPVALLRFQREANASTALSHPNIVDIYDVGEENGYHYIVMEYVRGKDLKQLIAQRGALCKEEAVAIMKQLVSAVAEAHRRNIIHRDIKPQNVLIKDDGTLKVVDFGIALAQDALQLTQSDSVMGSVHYLAPEVARGEAATRQSDIYSLGIVFYELLSGEVPFHGEQAVQIAMKHMREEIPSIRALNPQLPQAVENVILRATAKNKNFRYPSCEVMLQDLTTCLLPNRANEPRVVFKTPSEGNKTIAMDTARRKENGSSRPAAKPVKKKKKRKKKSNAWMTLLVTGLVVLSIAAVIFILALTGNWGGKSQLVEVPPLNNLTVEQAASALSDVGLELNRSEITYSLTDDVEKDRIYESDPAASTMLTNGSMVKVKVSLGRYVVIENYVGMKISEAREKLESANIRIQTTQEASDSAPGTILRQELLEPQSKIDPQKTNTIRFVIAAYPTFQIDWSIKGMDVFEAQSLLEGQGAEVILSVLDTDSMSEEEAASVERGVVIQCTPGFGTLYEQNEESYITLYYY
- the rsgA gene encoding ribosome small subunit-dependent GTPase A yields the protein MIGRIIRIISNQYLVADENGRRVECVAMGKVRLQDKPRTGDWVEYTDFGDQTGIERILPRKNTLIRPPVANVDQALIVMSAKDPDFSCTLVDRILFLIVNASIQPVLCITKMDLVQAQDPVYAWIEDYRRSGYEVVLSGREELDENLAGVLKDKVTVLTGQSGVGKSSLLNKLNPAFQLQTQEISKALGRGKHTTRHVELHEVAGGWVADTPGFSSLDFSRMTPTELAQSVPDFAPYLGKCRFRDCIHQNEPGCAIKQAVEAQQVSRIRYADYLDCLTLVQGRKEKY
- a CDS encoding thiamine diphosphokinase codes for the protein MLKPCTIVLGMAQNCDQAEGDLIGADRGALVCARQQRRMVMAIGDFDSVNAEEMTTIRQYADQVEVLPVMKDETDALSALHWAKEQGYQPIILTGGLGGRQDHQLANLLLVMYQEVPIILREKNNELSCLEPGRHVFKANAARFISFFAIEPAVITLEGFLYPLDHYFMDRGDTIGISNEIVDQEAVVTLDQGRILVVRCNDAKPNS
- a CDS encoding AAA family ATPase encodes the protein MNKNKKPTCVCLAGMPASGKTTLAIQLSQKLGIPMFSKDSIKEDLFDRLGFESRQEKVQLGLAAMDILYNTALQCLTAGQSVILENNFEDLSLPGLQRLAEKTGCQMITILFDGDTRTIYERFVKRDQSPSRHRGHVVNDRYPTVEPDRIPDPICFADFEQSIEQRGYRRFAIGTLIPVDCTDPSVISVEALCRQLTELMNS
- the rlmN gene encoding 23S rRNA (adenine(2503)-C(2))-methyltransferase RlmN; amino-acid sequence: MKTIYDYSYLQLEELVLSLGWKKYRADQIFQWLYRKHATSFEQMTDLSKDMIAQLNAQFCINPIQLVEKQVSRDGTIKFLFELGDGALVECVLMTYNYGRSLCVTSQIGCNMGCTFCASGLLKKQRDLTSGEMVAQVMSVQLELDKEPDRISHVVVMGTGEPFDNYDNVLNFCNTINHDKGLAIGARHITISTSGLIPSIDRFAAEHKQYNLAISLHAPTDELRSKIMPVNKAYPLGPLMACLRRYSVENNRRLTFEYILLKGVNDTPEMAGKLAALIRGMNAYVNLIPYNQVDENGYKSTDYKSAMRFYDALMKQGVKATLRQEHGNDIDAACGQLRAKHERMRRQ
- a CDS encoding Stp1/IreP family PP2C-type Ser/Thr phosphatase produces the protein MKCFGATDTGLVRACNQDSYVIASNEVGDVFALVCDGIGGGNSGDVASQTAIQYFSEVFSANQGFKDEEEALTWLRYQVRKANDTVFTLSTTRKDYQGMGTTLVGVLLIPQGSYVINIGDSRAYASFQDGSFRCLTQDHTLVQELVNHGELSEEEMMNHPKRNMLTNALGIWSNIRIDLTRIDDPVDTFLLCSDGLHGYVPDSVIAKVMLDPRQTLQGKSKQLMNLALLQGGYDNITIILIQKEAGDKR